The following proteins are encoded in a genomic region of Amycolatopsis sulphurea:
- a CDS encoding glycoside hydrolase family 172 protein, whose translation MFAAGVPAEAQTAEPPQGASVGPVGWDVYRSLDGLAALRPGAQTKQFSSFDRTGGNDDGFRGTYSCLRVTAEGCVIAEKTGAGEIESMWFTRDQGAMTGNGRLKVELDGEAVLNGSLQDIVDGRLGAPFVWPLVGNGADTAGGSVIKVPMPYQRSMRVTVQHNPLFYHLTYREFPDAAGVRTFDPDDRALDVVDRLRGFGIRDPKPAARLAKTTSAGADVPDGATRQFAALTGPGAISQLRVTLPQVLSEPRVRDDGRAFGAGGHSSFRIAIDPGNTGVRLTRRVDPAIGHQVADVTVDGVPAGQWTTGAPVAGGGWVDQVLELPPSRSAGRAALRIATAFVASDVDVNEFRYDVHSRVDGQWRRTDVLDLGPAHPGEEQAHDYQLTMQTWQGDRTYRYPRDPARLAASQAVLSGARLRIAFDGKTTVDSPLGEFFGSGLGRFDSRTMLSSIDATDGGSFTAWWPMPYRRSAVVELVNTSGVPITGAGVEVTAAPDPGAATGLRPGGELGYFTATSHAGSTKTGADWPILDVTGRGVFYGETQTMRGLISSGNQRNHLEGDERVYVDGVASPQWYGTGTEDFFESGWYFRDGTIFAMPLAGDPAYQVAGDGCRYDCTGAIRLLAGDGVPFSSALTFGIEHGPVDDSPAVYSSTAYWYGQPGQGLRQADSFDVGDDAGRAAHGYAAGGETRETLTSAFEGTKINGPVTKVSTAATGPVRFTMALDPRNSGARLVRAGDQNAAYQRAAVFVDDKLVGSWTQPLHNTTHRWLEDTFALPMRITAGRSSIDVRIVPEGDGPAWSAAQYRLETLTIG comes from the coding sequence ATGTTCGCCGCCGGTGTGCCCGCCGAGGCCCAGACCGCTGAGCCGCCTCAGGGCGCGTCAGTGGGGCCGGTCGGCTGGGACGTCTATCGCTCGCTCGACGGCTTGGCGGCGCTTCGCCCGGGAGCGCAGACGAAGCAGTTCTCGAGTTTCGATCGCACCGGCGGCAACGATGACGGCTTCCGCGGCACGTACAGCTGCTTGCGCGTCACCGCCGAAGGCTGCGTGATCGCCGAGAAGACCGGTGCCGGCGAGATCGAGAGCATGTGGTTCACCCGGGATCAGGGTGCCATGACCGGCAACGGCCGGCTGAAGGTCGAGCTGGACGGCGAAGCCGTGCTCAACGGGTCTCTCCAGGACATTGTGGACGGACGGCTCGGTGCGCCGTTCGTGTGGCCGCTGGTCGGCAACGGTGCGGACACCGCGGGCGGTTCGGTGATCAAGGTGCCGATGCCGTACCAGCGGTCGATGCGGGTCACCGTGCAGCACAACCCGCTCTTCTACCACCTCACCTACCGCGAGTTCCCGGACGCGGCGGGCGTGCGAACGTTCGATCCGGACGATCGCGCGCTCGACGTCGTGGACCGGTTGCGCGGCTTCGGTATCCGGGACCCGAAACCGGCCGCGCGCCTGGCGAAGACGACGTCGGCCGGCGCGGACGTCCCGGACGGCGCCACCCGGCAGTTCGCCGCGTTGACCGGGCCGGGCGCGATCAGTCAGCTTCGCGTCACCCTGCCGCAGGTCCTTTCCGAGCCGCGGGTCCGCGACGACGGGCGCGCGTTCGGGGCGGGCGGGCACAGCTCGTTCCGGATCGCGATCGACCCGGGCAACACTGGGGTCCGGCTCACCCGGCGGGTCGATCCCGCGATCGGGCACCAGGTCGCGGACGTCACGGTGGACGGTGTGCCCGCCGGGCAGTGGACGACCGGCGCGCCGGTGGCCGGGGGCGGCTGGGTCGACCAGGTGCTCGAACTTCCGCCGAGCCGGTCCGCGGGCCGGGCCGCGCTGCGGATCGCCACCGCCTTCGTCGCGTCCGATGTGGACGTCAACGAGTTCCGCTACGACGTGCATTCCCGGGTGGACGGGCAGTGGCGGCGCACCGACGTGCTCGATCTCGGGCCGGCGCACCCGGGCGAGGAGCAGGCGCACGACTACCAGCTGACCATGCAGACCTGGCAGGGGGACCGGACCTACCGCTACCCGCGGGATCCGGCGCGGCTCGCGGCGTCCCAGGCGGTGCTCAGCGGGGCGCGGCTGCGCATCGCGTTCGACGGAAAGACCACAGTGGACTCCCCGCTCGGCGAGTTCTTCGGTTCGGGGCTCGGCCGGTTCGACAGCCGGACGATGCTCTCCTCGATCGACGCCACCGACGGCGGATCGTTCACCGCCTGGTGGCCGATGCCCTACCGCCGCAGCGCGGTCGTGGAGCTGGTCAACACGAGCGGCGTGCCGATCACCGGGGCCGGAGTGGAAGTCACCGCGGCGCCGGATCCCGGTGCGGCCACCGGACTGCGGCCGGGTGGCGAACTCGGCTACTTCACCGCGACCAGCCACGCGGGATCGACCAAGACCGGGGCCGACTGGCCGATCCTGGACGTGACCGGGCGCGGGGTGTTCTACGGCGAGACCCAGACCATGCGCGGGCTCATCTCGTCCGGCAACCAGCGGAACCACCTCGAAGGCGACGAGCGCGTCTACGTGGACGGGGTGGCCAGCCCGCAGTGGTACGGCACCGGCACCGAGGACTTCTTCGAATCCGGCTGGTACTTCCGCGACGGCACGATCTTCGCGATGCCGCTGGCCGGGGACCCGGCCTACCAGGTGGCCGGGGACGGCTGCCGATACGACTGCACGGGTGCGATCCGCCTGCTGGCCGGAGACGGCGTGCCGTTCTCGTCCGCCCTGACCTTCGGTATCGAACACGGTCCGGTCGACGACTCGCCTGCCGTGTACAGCTCCACCGCGTACTGGTATGGGCAACCCGGCCAGGGGCTGCGTCAGGCCGATTCGTTCGACGTCGGCGACGATGCCGGCCGAGCCGCGCACGGCTATGCCGCCGGAGGCGAGACGCGGGAAACGCTGACTTCGGCCTTTGAAGGTACGAAGATCAACGGCCCGGTCACGAAGGTGAGCACGGCCGCGACCGGCCCGGTGCGGTTCACCATGGCGCTGGATCCCCGCAATTCGGGTGCTCGGCTCGTGCGCGCGGGGGACCAGAATGCGGCCTACCAGCGTGCCGCGGTCTTCGTCGACGACAAGCTGGTCGGCAGCTGGACCCAGCCGTTGCACAACACCACCCATCGATGGCTTGAGGACACCTTCGCGCTGCCGATGCGGATCACGGCCGGACGGTCCTCGATCGACGTCCGGATCGTGCCGGAGGGCGATGGCCCGGCCTGGTCCGCGGCGCAGTACCGGCTGGAGACCTTGACGATCGGCTGA
- a CDS encoding FdhF/YdeP family oxidoreductase: MKDEPGDDDLTVTPPKTWATGLPAVRHALEYSLRETSPRRVLTTLLNVNQGKGIDCPGCAWPEESPKKRHINEYCENGAKHINDEATTRRVDREFFRRHSVAELNAMSDFLLNQQGRLTEPMVKRSGAQYYEPIGWDEAFDLLAGELRALASPDEAAFYTSGRVGNEAAFLLQLFARAYGTNNLPDCSNMCHESSGSALMETLGVGKGSVSLDDLYEADLIFVVGQNPGTNHPRMLTALEENKRRGGHIIAVNTLPEAGLMRFKHPQRPRGIIGRGTKIADQFLHIRAGGDLALFQALNRLLLEAEDADPGTVLDRPFIEAHTSGFDEFARHIRKTGWDEVLTATGLTRAEIEQVHERVLACGKVIICWAMGVTQQRHGVPTIREMVNFLLLRGNLGKPGAGVCPVRGHSNVQGDRTMGIWERVPQRFLDALEREFGFTPPAGHGLDSVGTIRAMRDGKVKFFLGVAGNFVRATPDSEVTERALRSCRLTAHISTKLNRSHGVCGDIALILPTLGRSDRDVQASGEQVVTVEDSMSMVHASRGKLRPASPQLLSEVAILARLARRTLGASPDIPWEEFEADYATIRDRISRVVPGFTDYNARIADPAGFRLRNPVNDHEYRTATGKAMFTRNAFDFLEAPPGHLVLQSLRSHDQWNTIPYSANDRYRGIRHGRHIVMVNPEDMAELGLTELQRVDLVSSWTDGVERRARNFRVVPYPTSRGSAAAYYPETNVLVPLDSVAEKSNCPTSKGVVVRLEPVADPSAGRSAEHGTDDGTAPGAAPARPDEHAPA, translated from the coding sequence GTGAAGGACGAACCCGGCGACGACGACCTGACCGTGACCCCGCCCAAGACCTGGGCGACCGGCCTCCCCGCGGTGCGGCACGCACTCGAGTACTCCCTGCGGGAGACCTCGCCCCGGCGGGTGCTCACCACCCTGCTGAACGTCAATCAGGGCAAGGGCATCGACTGCCCGGGCTGTGCCTGGCCGGAGGAGTCGCCGAAGAAAAGGCATATCAACGAATACTGCGAAAACGGCGCCAAGCACATCAACGACGAGGCGACCACGCGCCGGGTGGACCGGGAATTCTTTCGCCGGCATTCGGTGGCCGAGCTGAATGCCATGTCCGACTTCCTGCTCAACCAGCAGGGCAGGCTCACCGAGCCGATGGTCAAGCGGTCCGGCGCACAGTACTACGAGCCGATCGGCTGGGACGAGGCATTCGACCTGCTCGCCGGCGAGCTGCGCGCGCTGGCGAGCCCGGATGAAGCAGCGTTCTACACCTCCGGCCGAGTCGGCAACGAGGCCGCCTTCCTACTCCAGCTCTTTGCCCGGGCGTACGGCACGAACAACCTGCCCGACTGCAGCAACATGTGCCACGAGTCCAGCGGCTCCGCCCTGATGGAGACCCTCGGCGTCGGCAAGGGCAGCGTCAGCCTGGACGATCTGTACGAGGCCGACCTGATCTTCGTGGTCGGCCAGAACCCGGGCACCAACCACCCGCGGATGCTCACCGCGCTGGAGGAGAACAAACGGCGCGGCGGCCACATCATCGCGGTGAACACGCTGCCCGAAGCCGGGCTCATGCGGTTCAAGCACCCGCAGCGGCCACGCGGCATCATCGGGCGCGGCACCAAGATCGCCGACCAGTTCCTGCACATCCGCGCGGGCGGCGATCTCGCGTTGTTCCAGGCGCTCAACCGGTTGCTGCTCGAAGCCGAGGATGCGGACCCGGGCACGGTGCTCGACCGTCCCTTCATCGAGGCGCACACCTCCGGATTCGACGAATTCGCCCGCCACATCCGGAAAACCGGCTGGGACGAGGTGCTCACCGCGACCGGCCTGACCCGCGCCGAGATCGAGCAGGTGCACGAGCGGGTGCTGGCCTGCGGCAAGGTGATCATCTGCTGGGCGATGGGCGTGACCCAGCAGCGCCACGGCGTGCCGACCATCCGCGAGATGGTGAACTTCCTGCTGCTGCGCGGAAACCTGGGCAAGCCGGGGGCCGGGGTGTGCCCGGTCCGCGGGCACAGCAACGTGCAGGGCGACCGCACCATGGGCATCTGGGAACGCGTGCCGCAGCGGTTCCTCGACGCGCTCGAACGCGAGTTCGGCTTCACCCCGCCGGCCGGGCACGGTCTCGATTCGGTCGGCACGATCCGGGCCATGCGCGACGGGAAGGTGAAGTTCTTCCTTGGCGTGGCAGGCAATTTCGTGCGCGCCACGCCGGACAGCGAAGTGACCGAGCGAGCGCTGCGCAGCTGCCGGCTGACCGCGCACATCTCCACCAAGCTCAACCGTTCACACGGGGTCTGCGGCGATATCGCGCTGATCCTGCCCACGCTCGGCCGCAGCGACCGGGACGTGCAGGCAAGCGGCGAGCAGGTGGTGACCGTCGAGGATTCGATGAGCATGGTGCACGCCTCCCGCGGGAAGCTGCGGCCCGCCTCGCCGCAGCTGCTCAGCGAGGTGGCGATCCTCGCCCGGCTGGCCCGGCGCACGCTCGGCGCGTCGCCGGACATCCCGTGGGAGGAGTTCGAGGCCGACTACGCGACGATCCGGGACCGGATCTCCCGGGTGGTCCCGGGGTTCACCGACTACAACGCGCGGATCGCCGACCCCGCCGGATTCCGCCTGCGCAACCCGGTCAACGACCACGAATACCGCACCGCCACCGGCAAAGCGATGTTCACCCGCAACGCTTTCGACTTCCTCGAAGCGCCTCCGGGACACCTGGTGCTGCAATCCCTGCGCTCGCACGACCAGTGGAACACCATCCCGTACTCGGCCAACGACCGGTACCGCGGCATCCGCCACGGCCGCCACATCGTGATGGTCAACCCCGAGGACATGGCCGAACTCGGGCTCACCGAGCTGCAGCGCGTCGACCTGGTGAGCAGCTGGACCGACGGCGTCGAACGCCGGGCACGGAATTTCCGGGTCGTGCCGTACCCGACGTCGCGGGGTTCGGCCGCCGCGTACTACCCCGAAACGAACGTCCTGGTACCACTCGACAGCGTCGCAGAGAAGAGCAACTGCCCCACGTCGAAGGGAGTTGTGGTACGCCTGGAACCAGTGGCGGATCCGAGTGCTGGGAGGAGTGCGGAGCATGGGACGGACGACGGTACGGCGCCAGGTGCTGCGCCTGCGCGACCAGACGAGCACGCGCCGGCCTGA
- the fdhD gene encoding formate dehydrogenase accessory sulfurtransferase FdhD has product MGRTTVRRQVLRLRDQTSTRRPDTLAGEEPMEIRVGGKPLTVTMRTPGADFDLAAGFLVSEGVLHDGAQIAGIRYCLGATADGSNTYNVVDVALAPGTPLPDASLERNFYTTSSCGLCGKASLDAVRTTTRWSLEEDHTVIDPEVVYALPDKLRAAQRVFDSTGGLHAAGLFTADGELLVLREDVGRHNAVDKLIGHALRESWLPLRGTVLMVSGRASFELVQKAAMAGIPVLAAVSAPSSLAVDLAAETGLTLMGFLRGRSVNVYSRTDRLLVSEPVG; this is encoded by the coding sequence ATGGGACGGACGACGGTACGGCGCCAGGTGCTGCGCCTGCGCGACCAGACGAGCACGCGCCGGCCTGACACGCTCGCCGGCGAGGAGCCGATGGAGATCCGGGTCGGCGGCAAACCCCTCACGGTGACCATGCGCACGCCCGGCGCGGATTTCGATCTGGCAGCCGGTTTCCTGGTCAGCGAAGGCGTGCTGCACGACGGAGCGCAGATCGCCGGGATCCGGTACTGCCTCGGCGCGACCGCGGACGGCAGCAACACCTACAACGTGGTCGACGTCGCGCTGGCCCCTGGCACGCCCCTGCCGGACGCTTCGCTGGAGCGCAACTTCTACACCACGTCGTCCTGCGGCCTGTGCGGCAAGGCGAGTCTGGACGCGGTCCGCACGACCACGCGGTGGAGCCTCGAAGAGGACCACACCGTGATCGATCCGGAGGTCGTGTACGCCCTGCCGGACAAGCTGCGTGCCGCGCAGCGGGTGTTCGACAGCACCGGCGGGCTGCACGCCGCGGGCCTGTTCACCGCCGACGGCGAGCTGCTGGTGCTGCGCGAGGACGTGGGCCGGCACAACGCGGTGGACAAGCTGATCGGCCACGCCCTGCGCGAGAGCTGGCTGCCGCTGCGCGGGACCGTGCTGATGGTCAGCGGGCGGGCGTCGTTCGAGCTGGTGCAGAAGGCCGCGATGGCCGGGATTCCGGTGCTGGCCGCCGTTTCCGCACCGTCGTCGCTGGCCGTCGACCTCGCCGCGGAAACCGGGCTGACGCTGATGGGCTTCCTGCGCGGCCGTTCGGTGAACGTCTACAGCCGCACGGACCGGCTCTTGGTGAGCGAACCGGTCGGCTAA
- a CDS encoding LysR family transcriptional regulator — protein MLFRQLEYLVALARERHFARAAEHCGVSQPSLSEAIRKLEDELAVPLIRRGRRFDGLTPEGDRVVAWAGQILADRDALLTEVEAMRTGLTGRLRIGTVPSAAVTAPRLIEALGVVHPLLTADVASDLTSVTIVDRLRDFSLDAALTYLDAEMRAEFRVRTLYRERYILLVGADRAASLGPSATWAEAAALPLCLLTPTMRGRRMMDACFAESGTAPVAEVETDSFATVLAHVASGRTAGVVPLAWLHALGVPAGVRAVPLTAPSTPVEIGLVVRARDPLPPAVDALLSAADRTDFQDLEGGPRTLATGSGTRGHHRL, from the coding sequence GTGCTCTTCCGCCAGCTGGAATACCTGGTCGCGCTGGCCCGGGAACGGCACTTCGCCAGGGCCGCCGAGCACTGCGGGGTCTCCCAGCCCTCGCTGTCGGAGGCGATCCGCAAACTGGAGGACGAGCTGGCCGTCCCACTGATCCGGCGGGGCAGGCGGTTCGACGGGCTGACCCCGGAGGGCGACCGGGTGGTGGCCTGGGCCGGGCAGATCCTCGCCGACCGGGACGCGCTGCTGACCGAGGTCGAGGCGATGCGGACCGGGCTGACGGGGCGGTTGCGGATCGGCACCGTGCCCAGTGCCGCGGTCACCGCGCCTCGGCTGATCGAGGCCCTCGGCGTGGTGCATCCGCTGCTCACCGCGGACGTCGCCTCGGACCTCACGTCGGTGACCATTGTCGACCGGCTCCGAGACTTCTCCCTGGACGCCGCGCTGACCTATCTCGACGCGGAGATGCGGGCCGAATTCCGGGTCCGCACGCTGTACCGGGAGCGCTACATCCTGCTCGTGGGCGCCGATCGCGCCGCCTCGCTCGGCCCGTCCGCGACCTGGGCCGAAGCCGCCGCGCTGCCGTTGTGCTTGCTGACCCCGACGATGCGGGGGCGCCGGATGATGGACGCCTGCTTCGCCGAGTCGGGCACCGCGCCGGTGGCCGAGGTGGAGACGGACTCCTTCGCCACCGTGCTCGCGCACGTCGCGAGCGGGCGCACCGCCGGGGTCGTGCCGCTGGCCTGGCTGCACGCCCTGGGCGTCCCGGCGGGCGTGCGCGCGGTGCCGCTGACCGCGCCGTCCACCCCGGTCGAGATCGGCCTCGTGGTGCGCGCGCGGGATCCGCTGCCACCGGCCGTGGACGCGCTGCTGTCCGCCGCCGACCGCACGGATTTCCAAGACCTGGAAGGCGGTCCGCGGACGTTGGCGACGGGTTCGGGCACCCGCGGTCACCACAGGCTGTGA
- the ppk2 gene encoding polyphosphate kinase 2 — MLEDVREYIDRLEIDGHTIGADHDDDPVLLDPAGKAVDTWRENYPYDERLARDDYDETKYLLQVELLKLQNWTGETGGRHVLLFEGRDAAGKGGTIKRFMEHLNPRYARTVALTKPSERESHQWYFQRYVQHLPTAGETVLFDRSWYNRAGVERVMGFCAPDQYERFMHQAPLFEQMLVDSGITVTKFWFSVTRAEQRTRFIIRQVDPVRQWKLSPMDLQSLDKWDDYTAAKEAMFRRTDTDWAPWTTIKSNDKKRARINAMRYFLSRFDYPGKDHEVVGEPDPLIVKRGIDAVGD; from the coding sequence ATGTTGGAGGACGTGCGCGAATACATCGACCGGCTGGAGATCGACGGCCACACCATCGGTGCCGACCACGACGACGACCCGGTGCTGCTCGACCCGGCCGGCAAGGCGGTGGACACCTGGCGGGAGAACTACCCGTACGACGAGCGGCTCGCGCGCGACGACTACGACGAGACCAAGTACCTGCTGCAGGTGGAACTGCTGAAGCTGCAGAACTGGACCGGCGAGACCGGCGGCAGGCACGTGCTGCTGTTCGAGGGCCGGGACGCGGCGGGCAAGGGCGGCACGATCAAGCGGTTCATGGAGCACTTGAACCCGCGGTACGCGCGCACGGTCGCGCTCACCAAGCCGAGCGAGCGCGAGTCGCACCAGTGGTATTTCCAGCGTTACGTCCAGCATCTGCCGACCGCGGGCGAGACGGTGCTGTTCGACCGGTCCTGGTACAACCGGGCGGGCGTGGAGCGGGTGATGGGCTTCTGCGCGCCGGACCAGTACGAGCGGTTCATGCACCAGGCGCCGCTGTTCGAGCAGATGCTGGTGGACAGCGGGATCACGGTGACCAAGTTCTGGTTCTCGGTGACCAGGGCCGAGCAGCGCACCCGCTTCATCATCCGGCAGGTCGACCCGGTGCGGCAGTGGAAACTGTCCCCGATGGACCTGCAGTCGCTGGACAAGTGGGACGACTACACCGCCGCCAAGGAGGCGATGTTCCGCCGCACCGACACCGACTGGGCACCGTGGACCACGATCAAGAGCAACGACAAGAAACGCGCCCGGATCAACGCCATGCGGTACTTCCTGTCCCGGTTCGACTACCCGGGCAAAGATCACGAGGTGGTCGGCGAACCGGATCCGCTGATCGTCAAGCGCGGTATCGACGCGGTCGGCGACTGA
- a CDS encoding AraC family transcriptional regulator, whose amino-acid sequence MRNVPLGDVDGVPRAVLAISTDYPPNQVLPRHRHRRAQFLYGATGSMLVETADGTWTVPTRRAVLIPPETDHGVVLTNVTTRSLYLEPSAVPWFPRRCRAVDVSPLLRELVREAVGMPVEYPRRGRDAALISLLLHEISRCVPLPLELPWPSDERLRALCKSFSDSPDVHDPPSRWARELHLSERTLHRLFRAETGLSFARWRERACVLHALPLLAAGYPVATVAARLGYGSPAAFSTRFTRLLGSPPRDYHEPG is encoded by the coding sequence ATGCGCAACGTTCCGCTCGGCGACGTGGACGGCGTCCCGCGCGCCGTGCTGGCGATCAGCACCGACTACCCGCCGAACCAGGTGCTGCCGCGGCACCGGCACCGCCGTGCCCAGTTCCTCTACGGCGCCACCGGTTCCATGCTGGTCGAAACGGCCGACGGCACGTGGACCGTCCCCACCCGGCGCGCGGTGCTGATCCCGCCGGAGACCGACCACGGCGTCGTGCTGACGAACGTGACCACGCGCAGCCTGTACCTGGAACCCTCGGCCGTACCGTGGTTCCCCCGGCGTTGCCGCGCGGTGGACGTCTCCCCGCTGCTACGGGAGTTGGTGCGGGAAGCCGTCGGGATGCCGGTGGAATACCCGCGCCGCGGCCGGGATGCCGCGCTGATTTCCTTGCTGCTGCACGAGATCTCCCGATGTGTCCCGTTGCCGCTCGAACTGCCGTGGCCCTCCGATGAGCGGCTGCGTGCCCTATGCAAGTCCTTTTCGGACAGTCCGGACGTGCACGACCCGCCTTCTCGCTGGGCGCGCGAGCTGCACTTGAGCGAACGAACGCTGCATCGCCTGTTCCGCGCGGAGACCGGCCTGAGCTTCGCCCGCTGGCGGGAACGCGCCTGCGTGCTGCACGCCCTGCCGCTGCTGGCCGCGGGGTACCCGGTCGCCACCGTCGCGGCACGGCTGGGATACGGGAGCCCGGCCGCGTTCAGCACCAGGTTCACCCGGTTGCTCGGCTCGCCTCCGCGGGACTATCACGAGCCGGGCTGA
- a CDS encoding sulfite exporter TauE/SafE family protein: protein MPVLVLFLFGGLSGVTTVLFGFGGGFVTVPVVAAVTRSGDAMHIAVATSTAVMVVNSAIATVVQAHAGRLRREYLWPLAAFIAVGAVAGSVAAAETGDGTLRVLFVAYLGVTIVDSMLRGGFLRPQGDLRPLGPLTTTVGGVGIGAVASFLGVGGSVLTVPLLRRKGLAMAEATAMANPLSLPVAVIGTAVYASAGSGPVGYLDPLAGAALLAGSLPTIALVRQVADRLPDQVHAIAYVLLLAVALLAVAIGS, encoded by the coding sequence GTGCCGGTTCTTGTGCTGTTCCTTTTCGGTGGCCTCAGCGGGGTGACGACGGTGCTGTTCGGGTTCGGCGGCGGGTTCGTCACCGTTCCGGTGGTCGCCGCGGTGACCCGCAGCGGCGACGCGATGCATATCGCGGTCGCCACGTCCACCGCGGTGATGGTGGTCAACTCGGCGATCGCGACTGTCGTGCAGGCCCACGCCGGACGGCTGCGGCGGGAGTACCTGTGGCCGCTGGCGGCGTTCATCGCGGTGGGCGCCGTGGCGGGTTCGGTGGCGGCCGCCGAGACCGGCGACGGGACGTTGCGCGTCCTGTTCGTCGCCTATCTCGGTGTGACCATTGTGGACAGTATGCTGCGCGGTGGTTTCCTTCGGCCCCAAGGAGATCTACGACCACTCGGCCCGCTCACGACGACGGTGGGCGGAGTGGGTATCGGCGCCGTGGCGAGCTTCCTCGGCGTCGGCGGCAGTGTGCTGACCGTACCGCTGTTACGCCGGAAGGGGCTCGCGATGGCGGAGGCCACCGCGATGGCCAACCCGCTCAGCCTGCCGGTCGCGGTGATCGGCACGGCGGTGTACGCGAGCGCGGGCAGCGGACCCGTGGGCTACCTCGATCCGCTCGCCGGAGCCGCCCTGCTCGCCGGCTCCCTGCCGACGATCGCGCTCGTCCGCCAGGTCGCGGACCGGCTGCCGGACCAGGTGCACGCGATCGCCTACGTACTACTGCTGGCGGTCGCGCTGCTCGCAGTCGCTATCGGCAGCTGA
- a CDS encoding ArsC/Spx/MgsR family protein, with amino-acid sequence MEIWVNPRCSKCRSAVSLLGEAGADYTVRRYLEDPPAEAELTAVLERLGLEPWDITRTGEKTAGELGLKSWPRTPDERPRWLAALVAHPELIQRPIITADDGTAVVARDETTVRSVLPR; translated from the coding sequence GTGGAAATCTGGGTGAACCCGCGGTGCTCGAAATGCCGTTCGGCCGTGTCCCTGCTCGGCGAGGCGGGCGCGGACTACACCGTGCGCCGGTACCTGGAGGATCCGCCGGCCGAGGCGGAACTCACCGCGGTGCTCGAACGGCTCGGCCTCGAACCGTGGGACATCACGCGCACCGGCGAGAAAACAGCCGGTGAACTCGGGCTGAAATCCTGGCCGCGCACGCCTGATGAGCGGCCGCGCTGGCTCGCCGCGCTCGTCGCGCATCCGGAACTGATCCAGCGCCCGATCATCACCGCGGACGACGGCACCGCGGTGGTCGCCCGCGACGAGACGACCGTGCGGTCGGTGCTGCCGCGCTGA
- a CDS encoding GNAT family N-acetyltransferase encodes MSMPLTTDRLVIREWSEDDAEAAYPIYGSSEVTHWLTPVMDQVADVAAMRSVLQAWQEAQPNLIPPRGRWAVEQRSDGQVVGGLGIRLLPPYQEDLELSWQLHPDVWGHGYATEAAGALIAWAFDQDDTDELFAVARPANTRANATAKRLGMQWVGETTKYYDLRLQVYRIRHSDLV; translated from the coding sequence ATGAGCATGCCGCTGACCACCGACCGCCTCGTGATCCGGGAGTGGTCGGAAGACGACGCCGAAGCCGCTTACCCGATCTACGGCTCGTCCGAAGTCACCCACTGGCTGACCCCGGTGATGGACCAGGTCGCCGACGTCGCCGCCATGCGCTCGGTGCTGCAGGCCTGGCAGGAAGCACAGCCGAACCTCATCCCGCCGCGCGGGCGATGGGCCGTGGAACAACGGTCCGACGGCCAGGTCGTCGGCGGGCTGGGCATCCGGCTGCTGCCGCCGTACCAGGAAGACCTGGAGCTGAGCTGGCAGCTGCACCCGGACGTCTGGGGCCACGGCTACGCCACCGAAGCCGCCGGCGCGCTGATCGCCTGGGCCTTCGACCAGGACGACACCGACGAGCTTTTCGCCGTCGCCCGCCCGGCCAACACCCGCGCGAACGCCACCGCGAAACGGCTCGGCATGCAATGGGTCGGCGAAACCACCAAGTACTACGACCTTCGCCTGCAGGTCTACCGCATCCGGCACAGCGACCTGGTCTGA